One Methanotorris formicicus Mc-S-70 DNA segment encodes these proteins:
- a CDS encoding segregation and condensation protein A: MEFELWIRMIKESIEKKNIDPWNINIAEIADLYMGKIKELKRFDIRLSADVILVGGILLRMKSEVLYGECEIANEEYGDEFYEDYDDYYNYDEDNEDVKITPPVRRPPAKVNKEKITLDDLIKTLKDELEKVKKKKIKKSKSNKKSVILEDVQDIVEELIEEDDISDIIEKLLDDLRREKIMVFQKKFSSKEDKVKYFLPSLYLANDGKVELIQEELFEDLIVKLKE; the protein is encoded by the coding sequence ATGGAGTTTGAATTGTGGATTAGGATGATAAAAGAAAGTATAGAAAAAAAGAACATAGATCCCTGGAATATAAATATAGCGGAGATTGCTGATTTGTATATGGGCAAAATAAAGGAACTTAAAAGATTTGATATAAGGTTATCTGCCGATGTTATTCTTGTTGGGGGGATTTTGCTGAGAATGAAGTCGGAGGTACTTTATGGTGAATGTGAGATTGCCAATGAAGAATATGGGGATGAATTTTATGAGGATTATGATGATTACTATAATTATGATGAAGATAATGAAGATGTAAAGATAACCCCGCCAGTGAGAAGACCACCAGCAAAGGTTAATAAAGAAAAAATAACCTTAGATGATTTGATAAAGACATTGAAGGATGAACTGGAAAAGGTAAAAAAGAAGAAAATAAAAAAAAGCAAAAGCAATAAAAAATCTGTAATTTTAGAGGATGTGCAGGATATTGTTGAAGAGTTGATTGAAGAGGACGATATTTCTGATATTATTGAAAAACTTTTGGATGACTTAAGAAGGGAAAAAATCATGGTATTTCAAAAAAAGTTCTCGTCAAAAGAGGATAAAGTTAAGTATTTCCTCCCCTCATTATATTTGGCTAATGATGGAAAGGTTGAACTTATTCAGGAGGAGTTATTTGAGGATTTAATTGTTAAATTAAAGGAATAA